The nucleotide sequence GGATCCTGCAGCCCGGCCCGCGCGCGGCGGATCGCGTTCGCCACGGCGGCGATCGCTTCGTCCTGGCCGACGACGCGCTGGTGGAGGCGTTCCTCCATCCGGATCAACTTCTGGATCTCGCCTTCCATCAGGCGGCTGACCGGGATGCCGGTCCAGCGGCCGACGACTTCCGCGATGTCTTCCTCGTCGACCTGCTCCTTCAGCATGCGCTGGCCCTTCTGCTGCTCGGCCAGCCGCTCCTCCTGCTCGCGGATGCGGCGCTCCAGCTCGGGAATGCGGCCGTACTGCAGCTCCGACGCCTTGGCGTAGTCGCCCAGCTGCTGCGCGCGCTGATGGTCGTTGCGCGCCTGCTCGAGCTCCTCCTTCAGCTTCTGCGAGCCCTGGATCGCCGCCTTCTCCTGCTCCCAGTGCGCGGTCAGCCGGTTCTTCTCCTCCTTCAGGTTCGCCAGCTCGCGTTCGAGCTTCTCCAGGCGTTCCTTCGACGCCGGATCGGTTTCCTTGCGCAGCGCCTCGCGCTCGATCTCGAGCTGCATGATCCGGCGGTGCACTTCGTCGATCTCCGCCGGCATCGAATCGATCTCCATGCGCAGCCGCGACGCCGCCTCGTCGATCAGGTCGATGGCCTTGTCGGGCAGGAACCGGTCGGTGATGTAGCGGTGGGAGAGCACCGCCGCGGCGACGAGCGCGGCGTCCTTGAACTTCACCCCGTGATGGATCTCGTAGCGCTCGCGGAGGCCGCGGAGGATGCTGATCGTGTCTTCAACCGTCGGCTCGCCGACCATCACCGGCTGGAAGCGGCGCTCCAGCGCGGCGTCCTTCTCGATGTGCTTCCGGTACTCGTCGAGCGTCGTCGCGCCGATGGTGTGGAGCTCGCCGCGCGCGAGCATCGGCTTCAGCATGTTGGCGGCGTCCATCGCCCCTTCCGCCGCCCCCGCCCCGACCACGGTGTGGAGCTCGTCGATGAAGAGGATGACCTGCCCCTGCGCGTCGGCGACTTCCTTGAGCACCGCCTTGAGCCGCTCCTCGAACTCGCCGCGGTACTTCGCGCCGGCGACCAGCGCGCCCATGTCGAGGGCGACGATCTTCTTCTGCTTCAATCCCTCCGGAACGTCCTGCCGCACGATCCGCTGCGCCAGCCCTTCGACCACCGCCGTCTTGCCGACGCCCGGCTCGCCGATCAGCACGGGATTGTTCTTCGTGCGCCGCGACAGCACCTGGATCACGCGGCGGATCTCGTCGTCTCGTCCGATGACCGGATCGAGCTTCCCCTTGCGCGCCAGCTCCGTCAGATCGCGGCCGTACTTCTCGAGGGACTGATACGTCCCCTCCGGGTTCTGCGAGGTGACCCGCTGCGAGCCGCGGATCGAAGTGAGCGCCTTCAGGATGGCGTCTTTCGTCCCCCCCGCCTGCTGCAGGACCCGCGCCGACGGCGCGGTGCGGCCGGTCTCGGACGCGAGCGCGAGCAGCAGGTGCTCGGTGCTGACGAAATCATCCTTCAGCCGCTGGGCCTCGGCCTCGGCGGCGTTGGCCACCTGCCGGAGCCGCGCCGACAGCGCGGGCTGGGACCCGCCGTGCGCGCGGGGATTTTTCCCCAGCTCCGACTGCACGCCCGCCGCGATGGCCCCCGGCTCGATGTTCATCTTGCGGAGGATCTCCGGGACGATGCCGCCCTCCTGGGTGACCAGGGCGAGCAGCAGGTGTTCCGGCGTGATCTCGGGGTGCCCTTCGCGGTCGGCCATCGACTGGGCGTTGATGACGGCTTCCTGGGCTTTCTCGGTGTACTTCTGGATGTTCATGGTCAGTCGGGCTTGCTGGTTGAAGTACTAATTACGACTCTCGGTTCGTCGGATCTGTTCCCACGCCTGCCGCTGATCCTTGGAGAGCGCGCGGGGGAGCTGGATGTCGGCGGTCGCGTAGAGATCTCCCTTCTGATCCGTCCGGCCGACGATCGGCATCCCGTGCCCCTTCAGCCGGAAGATCTGCCCCGGCTGCGTCGTCTCGGGGATCCTGAGGCGGACGGAGCCGGTGATCGTCGGCACCTGCGCCTCGCCGCCGAGGACGGCCGTGGTCACGGGCAGCGACACCTTGGTGTAGAGGTCATCCCCCTTGCGCTCGAACACCGGGTGCGGCTTGATGCGGACGCGCAGGAACAGGTCCCCCGACGCGGCGCCGCTCGTACCGGCCTCGCCTTCCCCGGACGCGCGGACGCGCGATCCGTCCTTGACGCCCGCCGGGATCCGCACGTCGACGCTTCGCGCGCTGCCGCCGAGGGTGATCGAGATGCGGCGCATCGCGCCGTGGTACGCCTCCTCGAGTGTCAGCTCGGCCTCCGACTCGATGTCGCGCCCCTTCTGCGCCCGCGGCGCGCGCCCGCTGCGGCCGCGCGTCTCGCCGCCGCCTCCGCCGCCGAAGAACGTGCGGAAGAAGTCCGAGAACGGATCCTCCGTTCCGAACATGTCGCGCATCTCTTCTTCGGTCATGGTGCGCGTGCCGCCGGGGCCGCCCATGTTGATCGTCCACGCGCCCCCTTCGCCGCCGCCGCCGCCGCCGAATCCGCCGCCGAACCCGCCGAAGGGGGAGCCGCCGGGGAAGGGCTGGCCCTGCTGCTGCGCCTGCTCGTACATCCGCCAGTTCGCGCCGAGCTCGTCGTACTTGCGGCGCTTGTCGGGATCGCCGAGCACTTCGTACGCCTCGTTGATCTCCTTGAACTTCGCTTCGGCCGCCTTGTCGCCCGGGTTGACGTCCGGGTGATGCTTGCGCGCCAGCTTCCGGTATGCCTGTTTGAGCTCCCTGTCGGTCGCCGTCTTCGACACTCCGAGCGTGGCGTAGTAGTCCTTAAACTCCATCACTTACTTGATAAAGTAATCCGGTCGCCACATGGACGTCCAATTCTCCGACTTCCTGACAATCGGCTTGCTCGTCCTGCTCGAAGGGCTTCTCAGCGCCGACAACGCTCTGGTTCTTGCAATCCTGGTGCTCGGACTGCCGCGCCGGCAGCAGCGCAAAGCGCTGCGCTACGGCATCCTCGGCGCGTTTGCGTTCCGGATCCTTGCCGTTCTGCTGGCGGTGCACCTGATTCAGATCGCGTGGGTGAAGCTGATCGGCGCGCTCTATCTTCTGTACTTGTCGGCGGCGCATTTTCTCGCGGCCGGCGGCGCGCAAGCTCGACGGCAGGTCAAGCCGGCCACGCCATGGATGGGCTTGACCGCGTTCTGGGCGACGGTGGTGAAGGTCGAATTGACCGACATCGTGTTCGCGGTCGACTCGATCCTGGTCGCGGTAGCGATGTCGCCGAAGACGTGGGTGGTGATCACCGGCGGCATCCTCGGAATCATCACGATGCGGCTGGTGATCGGCAAGCTGCTGGCGCTGGTGCGGCGCTATCCCGCGCTCGTGGACGGCGCCTTCATCATCATCGCGTGGGTCGGCGTGAAACTGCTGCTGGAGTACCTGTCGACCTCGGGAATCATCCATCTCGAGATCAACAAGTGGTTCTCGTTCGCGCTGATCGTGACGATCTTCCTGATCTCGTACGTCTACGCCCGGCGGCAGGGTCCGGCGGAAACCGACGATCCGGAGGACGAAGCCGCCGAGCTGCTCAACAAGGTGAGCTGAGTAGCTCGACCGATCAGGACCCCGACAGCTTCAGGTCGAGCGTCTTCGCCGCCCCTTCCTCGAGCGTCACCCGCGTCGCGTTCTTCGCCGCCCGCGCCAGCCATTCCGGATCCGTCCATTCGCCCGAGGCCACGTACTCGACCGCGATCGCGTGATAGCTGCCGGGCGGCAGGTTGGTGAACCGGAACCGCCCCTCCTGATCCGGCCGGGCGGACGCCGTCCAGCGGTTCATCGGCAGCACCCACTTCGACGGGTCCTCAGGGAAGATCACCACCGTGTAGTCCTTCAGCGCCTCGCCGCGCGCGCTGGTGACGGCGCCGCTGATGGTCGTGGAGCGGTTGGTCAGCTCGATCTCGATGCCGCTGACCTCCTCGCCGGGCTTGAACTCCACGCCCTTGTCCGTCACGTCCTCGCCGTTGTGGACGACGCGCTTCAGGAACCAGCCCTTCGGCAGATTGGCGGCGCGGAAGATGCGTCCGCCGATCAGCCCCTCGATTTCGAACGCGCCGGTGTCCTTCACGCTCGACGCGCCGAAGGTCGGCATCGGCATCGCGTCGACGTCGGCGGGC is from Vicinamibacterales bacterium and encodes:
- the clpB gene encoding ATP-dependent chaperone ClpB codes for the protein MNIQKYTEKAQEAVINAQSMADREGHPEITPEHLLLALVTQEGGIVPEILRKMNIEPGAIAAGVQSELGKNPRAHGGSQPALSARLRQVANAAEAEAQRLKDDFVSTEHLLLALASETGRTAPSARVLQQAGGTKDAILKALTSIRGSQRVTSQNPEGTYQSLEKYGRDLTELARKGKLDPVIGRDDEIRRVIQVLSRRTKNNPVLIGEPGVGKTAVVEGLAQRIVRQDVPEGLKQKKIVALDMGALVAGAKYRGEFEERLKAVLKEVADAQGQVILFIDELHTVVGAGAAEGAMDAANMLKPMLARGELHTIGATTLDEYRKHIEKDAALERRFQPVMVGEPTVEDTISILRGLRERYEIHHGVKFKDAALVAAAVLSHRYITDRFLPDKAIDLIDEAASRLRMEIDSMPAEIDEVHRRIMQLEIEREALRKETDPASKERLEKLERELANLKEEKNRLTAHWEQEKAAIQGSQKLKEELEQARNDHQRAQQLGDYAKASELQYGRIPELERRIREQEERLAEQQKGQRMLKEQVDEEDIAEVVGRWTGIPVSRLMEGEIQKLIRMEERLHQRVVGQDEAIAAVANAIRRARAGLQDPNRPLGSFIFLGPTGVGKTELARALAEFLFDDEHSMIRIDMSEYQEKHTVSRLIGAPPGYVGYEESGQLTEAVRRRPYSVVLFDEIEKAHPEVLNVMLQLLDDGRLTDGKGRTVDFKNTVVIMTSNIGSHFIADAALRGDALSEGVRREVMDALRGHFRPEFINRVDDIIVFHPLTRDQMRTIIDIQLRGLVKRLEDRKIHVELADPAKDLIIEEGYDPTYGARPLKRTIQRRILDPLAMRVLQGDFREGDRVRITVKAGDLSFEKAEQDTLVGNRVIG
- a CDS encoding DnaJ C-terminal domain-containing protein, whose amino-acid sequence is MEFKDYYATLGVSKTATDRELKQAYRKLARKHHPDVNPGDKAAEAKFKEINEAYEVLGDPDKRRKYDELGANWRMYEQAQQQGQPFPGGSPFGGFGGGFGGGGGGEGGAWTINMGGPGGTRTMTEEEMRDMFGTEDPFSDFFRTFFGGGGGGETRGRSGRAPRAQKGRDIESEAELTLEEAYHGAMRRISITLGGSARSVDVRIPAGVKDGSRVRASGEGEAGTSGAASGDLFLRVRIKPHPVFERKGDDLYTKVSLPVTTAVLGGEAQVPTITGSVRLRIPETTQPGQIFRLKGHGMPIVGRTDQKGDLYATADIQLPRALSKDQRQAWEQIRRTESRN